The following coding sequences are from one Ananas comosus cultivar F153 unplaced genomic scaffold, ASM154086v1, whole genome shotgun sequence window:
- the LOC109704866 gene encoding uncharacterized protein LOC109704866, which yields MAYQWSCSALVDIVAAPNQAFPYPAPRCQEDQTSPTRYAGYPGLCPFFPPHHLFSPHQTYRNPRNRPSHSSSSAVAPEGVGTQRRGGGGVGRGVRRPLPGCAWARSPAVLGEESGVLKVRNEEKEKLFMDLKIIKRLLDWPRGSRQYLEGVGGFLDFAFRNPICSESKIWCPCVKCVNRSKLAWFYVKDGTLMSLREMDLAPWKARSIANLIEVLKT from the exons ATGGCATATCAGTGGTCTTGCTCAGCTCTAGTTGACATAGTTGCCGCACCCAACCAAGCTTTTCCTTACCCTGCTCCGCGATGTCAAG aggatcagACCTCACCAACCCGTTATGCTGGTTACCCTGGGTTGTGTCCCTTTTTCCCCCCTCACCACCTCTTCTCCCCTCACCAAACCtatcgaaaccctagaaatcggCCCTcgcactcctcctcctccgccgtagCACCCGAAGGAGTTGGCACCCAACGTCGAGGTGGCGGCGGTGTTGGGCGAGGAGTCCGGCGACCGCTTCCTGGCTGTGCTTGGGCGAGGAGTCCGGCGGTGTTGGGCGAGGAATCCGGCGTGTTGAAGGTGCGGAacgaggagaaggagaag TTATTCATGgatttgaaaattattaaaagATTGTTGGATTGGCCAAGGGGAAGTAGACAATACTTGGAGGGTGTTGGTGGTTTTCTTGATTTTGCATTCAGGAACCCAATTTGTTCTGAGAGCAAAATTTGGTGCCCTTGTGTGAAGTGTGTCAATAGAAGTAAGCTGGCTTGGTTTTATGTCAAGGATGGGACACTAATGAGCCTTAGAGAAATGGATTTAGCTCCATGGAAAGCTAGAAGCATTGCTAATCTCATAGAGGTGCTCAAAACCTAG